GATTGCCAACTCCGCATACAGCTACCAGCAGATTTGCGACATAATCCGCGAAAAGTTCCCCGAGCTGCAGGACAAGACGCCCAAGGGCGACACCGgagctgctcttcctcccaTCTACAAGGTCGACACTACCAAGGCTGTTACTGAGCTGGGCATTAAGTTTAGACCCCTGCAGGAGACTATTGTGGATATGGTCAACAGCCTGTTGGCGCTCCAGAAGTAGGGAGGAGAGGGCTATTTTTAGAGCTGAGACGTTCTTTCTTATGATGGATTAGATTTCCTAACCTAGATGATATATTTCCTTGATTAAATCGTCTCTTTCGGCCGATTTTATATCCGTGAGATCACAagctgctactactattcTGCCATTGTTCAACGCTGAGATCATGgaggcaatggccaatgAATTCTTTAACTGCAAAAGCACATACCTCTCAGCAGTCTAGATCCAAACCCCGCAAATCCATCCAGCAACATCTCCGAAGCCTTCATGTAATCACCAGTTGCGCCAGCTCCTTTGCCAAGCCCGCCGCATGCCCGCAATCCTTATATCCTCGTACTTTGCTCATCCGACGAATCCTATTCTCCGACTGATGCAGGTCTAAAATCCTACTTATAAGCCTACAAGTAAGCTTAAACCGCCATCTGACATACATTACGTACTTTGTCATACCCCTTGCGTCGTTGCAACTACGTGGTCCTGTCCATCAAGCAGTCCGTGACAAGTAATTCAACGGCCCTCTGCAAGGACTTGTTTGCCATGTCTCACAATTAGGATTTGCACAGGCCGCCACGCGAAAGATGCGGAATTTGTACGACACATGGGGCCGTGTCGTGGAATGCTGTCTCGGATTGTCGCAGGCAGTTGGGTGATTAGATCAGCTCATCTATCCTACAGCAGAGGGTCATCTCCGAGTATATATAAGATCTTGGATTTGCCCTCAACCCATCGATCATCACATACACATGTACAAATCAGCCAAAACCTCATATCTATTCTACAATCAATAATCAACAGCCCTCACAATGCTTCTCCAATCCATCCTtctcgccatcaccgccacctTTGCCGCAGCACAAACCATCACTCCAGCACAAAACCAACTCGGCCGTACCTGCGGCTTCAAAATCGCCCCCTGTCCCTTGGACATGAAATGCGTCCCCGACAACCCCTACTGTCCTGAACTCAACAAATGCGCCGGCCACTGCCAGTTCAAGAACAAATATGACTCCTGCGGGGGCTTCACGCCGCGACCACACAACTGCGACAAGAATCACGAGTGCCAGGATGATCCTCGACTGCCGCCCAACTGTGGCCTGGCATGCGATGTGCCGGGAATATGCGTCCCGAAGGAGGTGCACTACTGCGGAGGGTTTGTGGGACTCAGATGTCCCGACGGGCTGTTCTGTTATGATCAGTTGGATGGATGCGATCCCCTTCATGGAGGCGCCGATTGCAGTGGTATATGCTTGTAAAATAGTGTCACCCATGTATAGCTAAATAGTGTGGGAAAACTTGAAAAGATATCTCAATATGATATGCTGATTCTTCGTATTTTTAAAGCAAGTCGAAAATCTCCGCATATTTATGAAACCTCGTCGACGCGTTAATCTTCAATCTGGTGTGAACTTATCTGTATTTGTACTCTCTACATTGGTTTCTTCATTAGACATTTTATACACCATCGTACTATATGATAGAAGCAATGCCCCCCTCAGCTGACGTATGAGCAATATACATGTAATAAAGTCAAGATATGATTGCTATTTTGCTTGGAAGCATGTCTATTATGAAGTAAATGAGATAATTCGAAATCCATCACTACGTGGGTACAGATGCAAACACTCAATAACCTCTTCACCCTCCTTGTCTCCTTTCCCACTTGATATGCCAGCTTCACATCAACACGTAGGTACAGACTTGCTTGGAAGATTCCACTCAACAGTCTCAACTGAACTTTCATCGCTGTCTGATTCACTTTCCTCGCTGTTTGATTCACTTTCCTCGCCAGCTCCTCTGTGATAAATGgtcttccatctcttatCATGTAGACGAAAGTCGTGAGTTGGTTCATGAGTCTCTGAACGATGTTCATAACATTTGAAACAAAAGTCAAAATTGTAGCACACTGTGCATCTATGCCTCGAGCCTACAATCGTCTACAATATCGTTACAATGATTAGTCAAAAAGTCAGCTGCAGAATAAAAAATGATGTCATAATCTTACCAAGCAGCAATAGGCACACCGTGATTCTTCGTGGATATGGCCCCGTGGCCGGCGAGAGTGCAATTCGTATATTCTCCGCCTTTTGTCGCGATCGTCTGCACAAAATGCTCGCATAAGAATATTAACACTTTTTGTGTGCTTATAGAAAAGCGCAATTTCTTGTACCGTCCAATCTTCTCCATTCTCACCTCGAGCTTTTCCCACCTCTTGAGCACCGCTTTCAAGGAGAGCCTTGACATTAGCGGTTCTTCCAGTCCGAGCTGCCCAACAAAGTGCCGTCCAGCCATCTTTGTCAGTTTGGTTAACATCGACTCCAGGCTGCGATAGAACAAGTTTCAAAACTTCAACGTCGTCGCCTTGCGAAGCCCATTGCAAGACAGTGCGGCCCATTCTATCCACAGCTTCAACGCCGCATCCATGATCTAACAGATACCGAAATCTGTAAATCTCCCTGGTCGCAGCAAGATGTATTGGTAAGCGACCGAAAATGTCACTTAGATGTGGATTCGCGTTGTATCTATTGACAAGCATATCGAAGACAGTCGGATGGTCTCGAAGGCAGGCAGCATTGAGAACCGTTCCTAAATTCCAGCCGCCTACGTCGTTGACATCAGCGTTTAACTCCACACCATATGTCGAATCATTGCCTCTGACTTTTGATCTTTTGTCAAGATACGACAGGCGGCTATCATAAAACTTCCCAATAAATCCTCAATGCGGGGATTTACCCTTAAGCTGTTTGCATAGAGCCGCTTAAAGAGAGGTTCGTCGCCCAAGTAACACGCTTCTTGTACAAGTGAAAGACCATTTTTCGTACGTTTGGTAGGATCAGCCCCTCTAGAGAGCAAGTAATCAATGATGGACTCATCCTTCCACACTATCGACTGGAAGAGTGGTgtattgccatcatcatcttcttgatttATAtttgctccagcatcaaggaGCCTCTTGATTGAAAAAACATCTGGTTGTTTGTTATCAACTCGGCAGTGCAGAGGTGTTTGTCCGTAATTATTGGTGGAATGAACGTTCGCTCCGTATTGAAGGAGAAGACCAATCGTTTCTGCAGAATTAGCGTAGTGAAGCGCCGAGCAACCGTTTTTATTAAGTGAAAAATTAACGTCGGCTCCGCCCCCAAGCAGAGCTTTAATGGTTGTTAATTCTCCTGCTTGGACGGCTAGAGCAAGCGGAGTATGACCATCTTTGTCGAGTGGCTCAAGGTCAGCGTTGTGTTCTATCAACAAGTTGACGGAATCTACAGGCCCATTTTCCGATGCTTTGTGAAGAGGTGTAGAACCAAACCTATTTTTAGCGTTGACATCAACTTTTTGCTGGAGAATTCGCTCCATTATACTCGGAGAAGAGGAACATAAATGAAGGAGAAGTCCGCCTTCAAGACGTGCCCCTTTGGCAACGGCTCCGTAATCAAGCAATAATTGTGCTACTGCAAAGTGTCCATTTGCTGTTGCTTCAACTAGAGCTGACTCATCGAAAATGTCTCTCCAGTTTACATCTGCGCCTCTGCCAAGCAAGCATCTTGCACACTCAAGATGTCCGTGACGCGCAGCCACCATCAAGGGTGATAGGTCGTCGGGCCCTGATATATTTACATCGAACCCGCGGTCGATTAAATATCTCAAACAGGTTAAATCTCCCTTTTCGGCGACCTCAACTAACACGGCACAAGAGTTGGTGATACTCCGAGTATGTTTCACAAGCAATTTGACAATTGCTAGGTTGATTCGGTTAACGCGACAAGCGTGATGAACCATCGCGTCCCCTGCTTCGACTCCCGTTGCTAATAGTTGGCGAACAACCTGTTGTCTGCCTCCGTCAATCGCATTGCGCATTAAGACGTCCAAATCTTGGCCGTCCAAACGAAGGATATCAACAATCGCCGCAACGGtgaagccaaagtcgagaGCGATTGATTTCGTGATATACATGTTCGGGAGAAATCTTGGAGGTTTCTCCTGTTTTatctcatcttcaaacgCCTCCAAAATTTTAAAATGCCCCAATTCGCATGAAGTGAGCAGTGCAGCTGTAACATTAACCCCATGTCGTCTGAGGAGCTTGACCACTTCACCGCCATCTGGTGAGGCGATTGCCAAATCTATAACGGCGTTATCCCCCGGAGAAACAGAAAGTTCTGCTCCGTGTGCAAGAAGTAGTCCACAGATAGCGGCATGCCCATTATTAGCAGCGCAAAGCAAAGGCTTCATATTGCGATGCGGAAGGCGAATATTGGGCGAACAACCCCGGTCAAGCAGAGCTTTTACGACTCCTTCTTGACCCAATTCTGCTGCGCGCACCATTAAAGAACTTGGCCAGGCGTAGTTATCTGGTGCAGCTTGGATGAGGTGAATGAGCATCTCGACTTCATAAGTGATTGATGTCGTACTGAATGCCTGTTCGAGGCTGAGTCGGGCATTATCCTTTTCGCCAAGGATATAATCAACAATCTCAATACTGTTCATAGATGCAGCCTGTGCAATTGCAGCTGAGAAATCGTTTGACAGTTCTGCAAGTTCTCCCAATTCCTTGACCCCATCAACGAACAATTGCGTATCTGCCAATTCAGCAAGTAGAGGCAATGGACTTTTGAATTGGTCAGGATTACAACCCCTCGAGAAATGATTGGAAAGAATCCATTTTGACTTTGCCCAGCCTGCCCATATCATTTTGTTTGTCGGAGCGAAGAACTGCTTAACTTCTTTGATGGGACGGTGAGACTGGGAAAGAAGCCTGAAATGTTCTGGCCAGTTCAGTGTGATGTACCAGTGTAGAGTCGATCGATCCTCGTGGATTGACCGGGGAAGAGCCTTCACTTCACCATCTTGTTGTTCATACGGAATATACTGTGTTTGCCATGACTGGAAGTCTTCCAATTGTAGAATTTCCAAACAGAGCAGTACAATGTTGCGGTGGTCTTTGATGTCAGCACTGAACCACTCGTTCCTTTgctcaaagaagaaatcccGAATAGCTGGATGGACAATCTTGACTTCGTTGTTGTCAATCTCCAATATTCCAGGTAACAAAGTTAAAATGGGAGAAACAAGCTGGAAACAGAATTTTCTGTCATGAGCAGAGTTGCCAAGAAACTGACGGTCCTTCGCCCAGGAGATTACAGTAGCTAATTCCTGTATGCTGAGTGGTCGCAACGCAAAGAGGATCCAAGACAATGTTGTTTTGACGAGACTTTGCTCGGATTGACTAATGTGGCTGAGAAGTTGCGAGAAAAGAGACTGTTGAGTGATTGGCTTCTTAAGAGAAAGGAGGTTCTGAATGAGGAATGAAGAATTGGCTTTCGTCGCCTGTAAGACAAGTGCATCTCTCAAGCTCGTATCAGTAACACCAATGAAGATATTATGAATTGCTTCACTGTCGATATGTGGTGCATCTTTAGCGATGGCACTGTTGGGAAATATATTCGAAGATTGACGTGCGCACCGCACATTCgtgttttctttcatttcctcCGGGAATTGCGCAGAACCAGAATCGCCCAATTCATTGCTATCAAGCGATAAAAATCTGTACTTGTCCAATTTGACACTTGTCATCAAGCATAGTTTGAACTGTCTTTCAGTCTGCATAATGATACGCTTAAAGTGTTGGATAAAAGTGTCCAGCGAACTCGATTCGCACTGGTCCGCATTATGGAGCAGGCAAAGTATATCCAACTTGCGGCTCAGTGAAGTGAGAATTGATAATGCATCAAAGAGAGACCATGACCGGCGTACGTGCCAGTGATCAAAGACTTTCGTATCTAGATCTgcggctttggcagcaacCAGTATTTGGCATACCAATGACGTCGCCATCGACAGGGCAGTATTTCGCCGAGCATCATGCTGTTCGAAAGTAAATTGAAGGACGAGGCAATTCTTAGCTTCCGGTTTCCCATCCAGATTGGCAACAGATCGTTGGAGAGTGTGTGCAGCACTTTGGGTGTTCTGACCAAAGACCGAGAATGCATAAGCTCCTCTGCGATCTCGCAATCTAACATATTCATCATTTTTCTCCAGCCAACTAGTagtttctgcttctttccaTGGTGAATAGTTGGCCTTCTGAATGGGGTGGATGAAAGTGTTTACAGCTGGTAGCCACCAATCCTTTATCAAGCTGGCGTAGGATACTGAGATAGTTGTTAGTCGAAATAACAATAACAAAGCCGATAGAGTACTCACCTCTCGCCGCCCCGAAAAGGCTGCGTATTATGTCTTCAAGTTTTTCGTCGCTATCGCACACTTTTATTGGGAAAAGTGCTTCATGAAGGATTCCAAGGGAATAGGTAGCCTAAATTGCAGCCGGTTGAAGTGTGTAAGTAAAATTGCATTTCAAACCAGACTGATGAACAAACTGCCTACCTGGACACTGGGATTCCCTTCAGTAGAAAATATCGGTGCCACTTTTGAGATTTGTGTTATTCCTGTCTCTAGAAACAGTTCATTTGTCTCTACTACCGTGGCTGTCAATAGTTCAATAGGTTGTATAGGAAAGGGCGACTTTGAGTCCACAACTGGGGCAAACCACTTTACGGCACAATCGAAAGCCTCCCACGGTGTAGCTATTTGATGGGGGCAATGAAGAAAGATCTTAGACGACTGTATTAGCTGTGTAAGCAGAAGAATTTGGGTAACATTTAACACTTACGAAGGAAGTTGCCGAGAAACTGATATCTTCATATTTTACTCTGTCATTTACAGCCATGATCATGGACTAAAGAGTTAGATGCTGGTTCATTTATAATGAATAGTGTTCTAAATGCTAAGTATTGACACAATGTACTCACTTGCTTAATGATTGTCCCGCCTAAGCCATGACCGATAAATATTATGGGGTCGCGGCGCGTGCCCTATGCAGCAATGTCAGTAAAGACGGACTAACAAAACcatagaagagaaaaaggcagataTACGCACAAGCTTGATCCTATCTCGAATCAACTTCAGGAGCTTTTCCGATTGCTCCTTAATTGCATCTCCCGATTCATAACCATAAATGATATCGTCAGGAGTATATTCCAGAACAACCCTTGAATCGCTTTATCTCAGGTAATCATCTACAATTGACGTAAGCCCAGCGAGGTGGTAAGATGTAGCCAATGAACCATGTTCGCCCCTTTTATTCTTCACAGAGTCAACAATGACAATAATTGCAGTGCTATAAGACCATCTTCAAATTAGAAATTGTACTATGTCACAACAGTCAACATTAACACTCTGTATGGAGACTTACGAAGAAGACATCGTAATAAGCAGGCGGTCAGTAGGTAAGATATAAGACAGCTTCAGGAGGAAAAGCGTGAGCGGTAAAATTGGTTTGTAGAAGCTGGACTTCGATACGAGACAAAATCGATGAGTCGTTGAGAATTCTTCTAGTTTTGGGGGTTGATGGCAACCGAATTTATATATGTGTCATATGACAAAGACCATGAATCAGGTCCGCAACTAGTTAGAACCTCCCAGGCCACAagaaagaatatataaaatataaggAACAAAGGGACCAAGCCATTTGCGGCGGGGCAGAAATAGATATAAGGTAGTCCTTTGATGAGACTTAGCTGCTCTCTAGCGATAAGAACACCTTATATCCACTTGGATCTCTCTCTGAGAGATCACGATGGATAGAGGGTCACGAGCAAAAGCAAATAGATGAGAACAAACACAACAACCAAAGGCACTGACGCTCAAGGAGCAAGAAGTGACTGTGACTGAAAAttgtgatgaagatgaagaagactaAGCTAGTGACAaacagaggaggagggaactATAAGGCATACCGCAGTGCAGATATCAGGATATGTATGTGTATGACTGTGTATACGTTTGTGTATAGACATGATGAACAGTCGGTTATAGATTTAATCTAGAAACGCACAAGATCACCGTGACATATAGCAAATgcatacacacacacaggATCATTTATAGGGCTATTCTCCGTAGACTGTTTCTAGTTCTGATCACTGGCACTGAGCTCTACGTTCTTCTCAATTTCCTCATTATCCCAGATGGATAATCAATGTTGCCAGTTTCAGCTATCCAAGGACGACTCAAATGAGATTAATCTTGGATGGCATAGATGAGAGGGTTATCTGCTGAAATATCTGCTTCGATCTTATATACCAGTTCGATAGATGCGATCCTCTGCAAGAAGTTACTGATTGTAGTGGTGTATCTTTGTAGAGTAAAGCTAAAATTAGCTGGCTAACGTGTTACATACATTAATATGCCGTCCTCTATGCCGTATCTACCCAGTAAATCGAGAATTTTCGTATCTTTATGAGAACTTTGCTTGAGTCAGCGGTATTCTACCGCAGATATCCGTCGGCCTGACACCTTCTCTGTAGCAAAGCAATGATTCGACGGCCGAATATCTTCTTGCCTGTACTGCCACGGTCATTATATCATCATACATTCCTTACTTTTTGTGAATGTCAGACCAATTGCGTGATAGCCCTCCGGTCCTATAAATGTACCTAACGCTAGCTAGTATATATTTGGAGACTGGCGGCTTTTTTCACTACCTAATACTCTCGCGAGCAAGAGCCTTTTGTTTTCACATCGTCTTTCCTTGTGGTACACTTCAATTGAATCAAATTTTCTTAAATTCTCCctgtattataataatttacgGTATGTCTGGATATTCATTCACCGTTTAGTCAATTGGAGCTCGAAAACTTGTCTGCTTCTGTGGAGGTACAACAGGCCTTCCACCACTGTCATTCCATACATGGTTGATATGATAGCCAGTCCgtaaccaaaaaaaaatggtaaAGACTCACTTACTTAAACAAGGTGGCTGAATGTTAACCATATGTGAAGATCGGGGTTTGGAGGGGGAAATGAGCATCCCAGCTGATACGATAACTCTCCATGATATTGAAAGAAGAATTCGACAGTAAGCCGTCTAAGTGAAGAAATGAGTAAATTAAATCTTAACACTTCCAATCATTACATCGAATTGATTATTGAAGACTAATGGACTTCTTTTCCGCTATTTTAGGAGAATATCGGTATAACATGAATGATTTGCTAGCGGTACAGCTGTAGTATGGATTGTGCGCTCTATAATTGTCTCATAGATACAATCTAGAAATTCATAACTGTGAATTCGAAAATTACactattaaaaacttattaaacgCATTTTTTATACGTGACAATAACCTCCAGAGATTTTGAAGTATGCCAAGCTCGGGGTGATTGGAAACAAGATTGTTCATAGCGTCTTGGTCATACCCTTTATTATCCGCGGCAGTTATAACAGCCTCTTGTGAGATGAGGGCGATGAGATAGAAGGGTGATCATAATTCTCTTCGCGGCAGCTATGAAACCCCGTTTTCTGAGAAAATGGCTAAGTCAGGGCGATGAGATAGGAGGGTATTGATGATTCTATCGCCACATCCCTTATTCTTCGCGGCAGTTATAGCAATCTCTTTGGAGAAATTGGCTAAGTCGGGGCGTTGAGATAGCAAGATATTTAGAGTTTTGTCTTTTAGGTAACGGAGGAGAAATTCAAATATCCTATCGCCGCGTCGTTCGTTTCCCGCGGCAGCTGTAAGCACGCCTTCTGAGATTCTGATTTGATATCCTTGATAATGGAagagaaatataaaaatctCATCCCCATATTGTTCATTCTCCGCAGCCTTTATAAGCACCTCATCTGAGATTTTGATGTAGTCTCCTAGACAACGAATGAGAGCTTCAAATATTATAATGCCGCGTTGTTTATTTTCCATAGCCGTTATAAGCGCGTTAGCTGAGACGTTGGCTAAGAGGTTGATTTTGTCTTCTCGGTAACGGGCGAGAACTTTAATTATCCTATCGCCGCATTGTTTGTTCTCCACGGCAGCTGCAAGCACGCCTTCTGGGATTGTGATTCGATCTCCTTGGTAACGGAGGATAACTTCAAATATCCCATCGCCGCATAGTTCGTTTCCCGCAACAGCTATAAGCGCCTTGTCTGAGATCGTGATTTGACCTCTTGCGTAACGGAAGAGAACTTCAAATACCCCCTTTGCGCCGATCTCATTTTTTGCCGCAGGTAACAAGATTGTGTCGTCGAGTATGAATTCCCGTTGACGATATCGCAGCAATATTTCAACCACTTCGCCTGTATTATCACATGCTACCGCCGTCGTGAAAATTTCTTGATTGACCCTGACTTTAGACTTCTCAAGAAACATTTCTATCTCATGCGGTGATGATCTTTTTGCCAGGGCCATGCAACGGCCCAAATCAAGAGCTCTCAGGCATTTAATCAAGTTTCGTACAGAGCGTGGTCGTGTCTCTAATGGCAAACCTTCCAGCTCACAATGTTCGACAAACTGAACAACTTCGCGCACCAAATTTTCTTCTGACTTGTCATAATCAGGAATGATACCATCCTTTTCTGCTGCATCCGATGACATCCCTCGCAAAGCATATACGAGATCCCGTGGCTCCGTCGCTTCGCTGTCTCCAAAACTTGATAGCAGTGTGCGAAGATTTGGACTCTTGCTCCACCAAGAAGTCTTTCTCCATGGACTTGGCATAATATCGAGTACAGATTGGGAGTGCGGGTCTGGTTTTATTTCCAGAAACAGAGGAATCAAGCCGAAGAGCCGGGCCGACACATTTTTCCTGCCGCAAACAATGATCCCGGCCTTTGCCAGCGCCACTTCCTGTAGAATCCAGACTCTGCGAAACCACGGCCTTGCTAGAAGCTGTCGCAAGCCTTCGCGTTGTAAAGTTCTGAATTTTTTGTGGAAACTTTCAAACGTTGTCTCCATGCAAGCCCATAGATTCTTCCAGCGATCGTCTTGGAGGGACCAGTCTCCaaaatgatgatggatgctCTCGTGCTGCAAGACTCGCAAAGATTCCATGAGCATATCCGTTTCAACTGTTCCCGGCCCCAGCCAGAAAATCACTCTCTCGGCTTCACTATAGATCTTGCTCATCTGTTCAACTTGGTGTCCTCTTTCTTTCATGTTTTCTTGGTCAATGCATACTGCATCAATCCATAGGATACGATCCACGTCCGAATAACGAAGTTGTTGAAGAACTGAATGGAGATTATATGTTACATTCAGGTAGCAGCCATCCACAATGATCCTCTCAAACAAGTCTAGGAAGCCCCAAGTGTATGAAAGGGCTTCATATGAGATTGTATCGTTTCGTTGGTTCAGCTCTACCAGGGAAAGGCTGCAGGATATCTCGGAATTGTTGCTTCCTGGGTGCAGATGGAGCAATCGAATCGCGGGGCGGTCAAGATTAAGAGGCTCATGACTATATTTCCCCATGCCCGATGAAGTGCAGTGCCGAAATAAAATTATGTTCAATTCAGGAGAATCAATTTATGATGTAGATGATCTTGAACTCagaaataagaataaaacgaaaaagaaaaaagatggttTGTGCTTGGCGCCTGATATTTACCTGGTGGGTGATCCGAGGCAGATTCAGGCTTCAAGCCGTAGGTGCCCATTGGCGGCACAGCCACGGAATCTGTGTGGCTATGTGTTGAGTACGAGAGACGATAGCGAATGATTTGCGGGAAGCCCAGtggatgcatgcatgtacattTATGTAGGCAAACGCTATAGGCAGATAAATACATGCATATATCTCTTCAATACATACCATACATAGAGTGTCTCATCACCTGTAGACTTATATGCGGTGTATGCCCATGTGCAAGCACGCCCCTTCCAGACCACCGCCATCACTTAGGCTGAAGCACATTGTGCCTAGTAGGCAGTGCCATAAGGCTTAAAGTCAAAGTCCTCGATATCCAGAGGACCAAGTCGTCCAGACCATTTGCTCAGCGCGGCCGAAAAGGCCTTGTGGTGATCCTCTCTGCTCAGATCAAGGGGTTCGcgatcaaggccaacaagTTTCATGCTATAATGCGTTAGCACATCAGTATTTCGCATTCTTACAGCCTCATATAGACAAGTGACTTACTTGGTTTTAGCGGCAAGCAGGCCCATACCAGTGTCGTTATCGTCGAAAACCGGCTTGATGGCACCCTCCACAACGCCGTCAAGGATCCTCTGCGGCAGCGCAGGCTCGTCAGCAGCAGGTCGCGCCAATCCGATTCCATCCACAGACTTGAGGCCCTTGACCATGCCGGCCGCTGAGCGCAGACCGCCAGTGACATACACCTTGGTCTTCTTCAGGTGCGGGATGATCATTTCAGCAAAGTCGAGGAAGTAGGCCTCTCTCTTGATGgttgtctctcttctgtgCCTGAATGCCAGCTCTTCGTATGTGCCGCCGGAAAGCTCGACCCAGTCAAAGTTGTTCTTCTCAAGCTCTACACAGAGGTCTTTGCATTCTTCGGGGGTGAAGCCACCCTCCTGGAACTCCACGCTGTTCAGCTTGATGCCGAGACTGAAGGA
This portion of the Trichoderma atroviride chromosome 6, complete sequence genome encodes:
- a CDS encoding uncharacterized protein (EggNog:ENOG41~SECRETED:SignalP(1-17)); this translates as MLLQSILLAITATFAAAQTITPAQNQLGRTCGFKIAPCPLDMKCVPDNPYCPELNKCAGHCQFKNKYDSCGGFTPRPHNCDKNHECQDDPRLPPNCGLACDVPGICVPKEVHYCGGFVGLRCPDGLFCYDQLDGCDPLHGGADCSGICL
- a CDS encoding uncharacterized protein (EggNog:ENOG41), with protein sequence MSSSVVLEYTPDDIIYGYESGDAIKEQSEKLLKLIRDRIKLGTRRDPIIFIGHGLGGTIIKQSMIMAVNDRVKYEDISFSATSFSSKIFLHCPHQIATPWEAFDCAVKWFAPVVDSKSPFPIQPIELLTATVVETNELFLETGITQISKVAPIFSTEGNPSVQATYSLGILHEALFPIKVCDSDEKLEDIIRSLFGAARVSYASLIKDWWLPAVNTFIHPIQKANYSPWKEAETTSWLEKNDEYVRLRDRRGAYAFSVFGQNTQSAAHTLQRSVANLDGKPEAKNCLVLQFTFEQHDARRNTALSMATSLVCQILVAAKAADLDTKVFDHWHVRRSWSLFDALSILTSLSRKLDILCLLHNADQCESSSLDTFIQHFKRIIMQTERQFKLCLMTSVKLDKYRFLSLDSNELGDSGSAQFPEEMKENTNVRCARQSSNIFPNSAIAKDAPHIDSEAIHNIFIGVTDTSLRDALVLQATKANSSFLIQNLLSLKKPITQQSLFSQLLSHISQSEQSLVKTTLSWILFALRPLSIQELATVISWAKDRQFLGNSAHDRKFCFQLVSPILTLLPGILEIDNNEVKIVHPAIRDFFFEQRNEWFSADIKDHRNIVLLCLEILQLEDFQSWQTQYIPYEQQDGEVKALPRSIHEDRSTLHWYITLNWPEHFRLLSQSHRPIKEVKQFFAPTNKMIWAGWAKSKWILSNHFSRGCNPDQFKSPLPLLAELADTQLFVDGVKELGELAELSNDFSAAIAQAASMNSIEIVDYILGEKDNARLSLEQAFSTTSITYEVEMLIHLIQAAPDNYAWPSSLMVRAAELGQEGVVKALLDRGCSPNIRLPHRNMKPLLCAANNGHAAICGLLLAHGAELSVSPGDNAVIDLAIASPDGGEVVKLLRRHGVNVTAALLTSCELGHFKILEAFEDEIKQEKPPRFLPNMYITKSIALDFGFTVAAIVDILRLDGQDLDVLMRNAIDGGRQQVVRQLLATGVEAGDAMVHHACRVNRINLAIVKLLVKHTRSITNSCAVLVEVAEKGDLTCLRYLIDRGFDVNISGPDDLSPLMVAARHGHLECARCLLGRGADVNWRDIFDESALVEATANGHFAVAQLLLDYGAVAKGARLEGGLLLHLCSSSPSIMERILQQKVDVNAKNRFGSTPLHKASENGPVDSVNLLIEHNADLEPLDKDGHTPLALAVQAGELTTIKALLGGGADVNFSLNKNGCSALHYANSAETIGLLLQYGANVHSTNNYGQTPLHCRVDNKQPDVFSIKRLLDAGANINQEDDDGNTPLFQSIVWKDESIIDYLLSRGADPTKRGWNLGTVLNAACLRDHPTVFDMLVNRYNANPHLSDIFGRLPIHLAATREIYRFRYLLDHGCGVEAVDRMGRTVLQWASQGDDVEVLKLVLSQPGVDVNQTDKDGWTALCWAARTGRTANVKALLESGAQEVGKARGENGEDWTHFVQTIATKGGEYTNCTLAGHGAISTKNHGVPIAAWLEA
- a CDS encoding uncharacterized protein (EggNog:ENOG41) is translated as MKERGHQVEQMSKIYSEAERVIFWLGPGTVETDMLMESLRVLQHESIHHHFGDWSLQDDRWKNLWACMETTFESFHKKFRTLQREGLRQLLARPWFRRVWILQEVALAKAGIIVCGRKNVSARLFGLIPLFLEIKPDPHSQSVLDIMPSPWRKTSWWSKSPNLRTLLSSFGDSEATEPRDLVYALRGMSSDAAEKDGIIPDYDKSEENLVREVVQFVEHCELEGLPLETRPRSVRNLIKCLRALDLGRCMALAKRSSPHEIEMFLEKSKVRVNQEIFTTAVACDNTGEVVEILLRYRQREFILDDTILLPAAKNEIGAKGVFEVLFRYARGQITISDKALIAVAGNELCGDGIFEVILRYQGDRITIPEGVLAAAVENKQCGDRIIKVLARYREDKINLLANVSANALITAMENKQRGIIIFEALIRCLGDYIKISDEVLIKAAENEQYGDEIFIFLFHYQGYQIRISEGVLTAAAGNERRGDRIFEFLLRYLKDKTLNILLSQRPDLANFSKEIAITAAKNKGCGDRIINTLLSHRPDLAIFSENGVS